The Nostoc sp. 'Lobaria pulmonaria (5183) cyanobiont' genome window below encodes:
- a CDS encoding DUF928 domain-containing protein — protein MIVNNASYQFKFFTVGLSLQLLMFALPSLAQSESVTSIASLPEQFVFQETFEPPGEPEPKSETVGAGSRDGLRCSENEQPIRPLMPKRNFGLTFQDHPPVFISLPKTSAQKVVLTFKDETGNYYERTFLPITASGGIVSFTQPKEKTPLTVGKNYEWSLVVVCGKTVQPDDPIFKGWVQRVAKTTKVDRELSQLTTIGQANWYAQRGYWYEMLMTIEKAKKAESKNTQLK, from the coding sequence ATGATAGTAAATAATGCCTCATATCAATTTAAATTCTTTACTGTTGGCTTATCTCTACAACTGTTGATGTTTGCCTTACCCAGTTTGGCGCAATCAGAATCAGTCACTTCAATTGCCAGCCTACCAGAGCAATTCGTTTTTCAAGAGACTTTTGAACCACCTGGAGAGCCAGAACCAAAAAGTGAAACTGTTGGTGCAGGTTCTCGTGATGGGCTGAGGTGTTCTGAGAATGAACAGCCCATTAGACCTTTGATGCCAAAACGTAACTTTGGATTAACCTTCCAAGATCATCCTCCCGTATTTATTTCCTTACCCAAAACTTCAGCACAGAAGGTTGTGCTAACCTTTAAAGATGAAACGGGTAACTATTATGAAAGAACTTTTTTACCTATTACTGCTAGTGGAGGGATTGTTAGCTTCACTCAACCCAAAGAAAAAACGCCGCTAACCGTAGGTAAAAATTACGAATGGTCATTAGTAGTTGTCTGTGGAAAAACTGTGCAACCAGACGATCCTATATTTAAAGGTTGGGTACAACGAGTTGCAAAAACCACCAAAGTAGATAGGGAGTTGAGCCAGTTGACTACCATCGGTCAAGCAAACTGGTACGCACAAAGAGGATACTGGTATGAAATGCTCATGACTATAGAGAAAGCTAAGAAAGCTGAATCCAAGAATACGCAATTAAAATAA